The Exiguobacterium mexicanum genome includes a window with the following:
- a CDS encoding RNA-guided endonuclease InsQ/TnpB family protein has protein sequence MSQTLTVNIKLHPTKAQRSILERMMDTYIRTANQLVAAMVQARESLNLTSKHVTADLPSAVKNQAIQDAKSIFKRAKKKDFQVIPVLKKPYCTWNNQNYSFDFESVSLPIIIDGNVKKTVIRADMVDPDNRNATLLANKLGTLRITKKSTKWIAQIAVTIRTTEKTGTNVLGVDLGLKVPAVASTGCDKARFFGNGRENKYMKRKFRAKRKELGQHKKLKAIKKLDNKEQRWMRDKDHKVSRGIVDFAKENHISVIRLERLANIRQTARTSRKNAKNLHTWSFYRLATFIEYKAKLEGIKVEYVNPAYTSQTCPSCGSRNKAKDRTYSCSCGFKKHRDLVGAMNIRYAPVVDGDSQPA, from the coding sequence GTGTCGCAGACATTGACCGTGAACATCAAGCTCCATCCGACGAAAGCGCAACGATCAATCTTGGAGCGGATGATGGACACCTACATCCGCACGGCGAACCAGCTCGTCGCGGCCATGGTGCAGGCCCGAGAGAGCTTGAATCTGACGAGCAAACATGTCACGGCGGACCTGCCGAGCGCCGTCAAGAACCAGGCCATCCAGGACGCGAAGAGCATCTTCAAGAGGGCAAAGAAGAAGGACTTTCAGGTCATCCCCGTCTTGAAGAAACCGTACTGCACCTGGAACAACCAGAACTACTCGTTCGACTTCGAGTCGGTCTCCCTCCCGATCATCATCGACGGGAACGTGAAGAAGACGGTCATCCGCGCCGATATGGTCGACCCGGACAACCGGAACGCCACGCTCCTCGCCAACAAGCTCGGGACGCTCCGCATCACGAAGAAGTCGACCAAGTGGATCGCCCAGATCGCCGTCACGATCCGCACGACGGAGAAGACGGGCACCAACGTGCTCGGGGTGGACCTCGGCCTGAAAGTCCCTGCCGTCGCGTCCACGGGCTGCGACAAAGCGCGGTTCTTCGGGAACGGGCGCGAGAACAAGTACATGAAGCGCAAGTTCCGGGCGAAGCGGAAAGAGCTCGGTCAACACAAGAAACTGAAGGCGATCAAGAAACTGGACAACAAAGAACAGCGCTGGATGCGAGACAAGGATCACAAGGTGAGCCGTGGGATCGTCGACTTCGCGAAAGAGAACCACATCTCTGTCATCCGCCTCGAAAGACTGGCGAACATCCGACAGACGGCAAGAACAAGCCGTAAAAACGCCAAGAACCTGCACACCTGGTCGTTCTATCGCTTGGCAACATTCATCGAATACAAGGCGAAGTTAGAAGGAATCAAGGTCGAATATGTCAACCCTGCATACACATCTCAGACATGTCCTTCTTGCGGGAGCCGAAATAAAGCGAAAGACCGGACATATTCGTGTTCATGCGGGTTCAAGAAGCATAGAGATTTAGTCGGTGCGATGAACATCCGGTACGCACCTGTGGTTGATGGTGACAGTCAACCAGCCTGA
- a CDS encoding glutathionylspermidine synthase family protein, whose product MKRDALFGQIPFFWPDLNDEEYALYDCLTMSTDAVRQIRAATRDVDTIFRKTNRLLRTLPDDTLRLLGYPEASLPFLRDKALPQETVIGRYDWIVKDGTIKLMEFNADTPTFIKELFDVNGYVTTEFGLDDPNATSTDELKTELRKAVIAAWQRLGRDGTPKIVFTAHDDNIEDKWTTRFLQETLDLPSEFVPLDRLLVEADGVFTPSGEKVDVLYRQTYPIEHLVDDRAPNGDLIGIRLLELNAAKRVSVLNPLSAFLMQSKGVQALIWELYEADTYFDEAERSIIETYFLPTYLEAEPFIDKSAYVQKPAFGREGDSVILYDQAGVPFHKETLQTYANETAVYQQFIELPTRLTNTVNGPLETHYMVGCFCLNGHPSALGVRAGSMITNNQSYYLAIGTTKENNL is encoded by the coding sequence ATGAAACGGGACGCATTATTCGGCCAAATCCCTTTCTTTTGGCCTGACTTGAACGACGAGGAATACGCCCTTTACGACTGTCTCACCATGTCCACGGACGCGGTGAGGCAGATTCGGGCGGCGACGCGTGACGTCGATACGATTTTCCGCAAGACGAACCGGCTGTTGCGAACGCTCCCGGACGATACGCTCCGCTTGCTCGGTTATCCCGAGGCGAGCTTGCCGTTCCTTCGGGACAAGGCGCTGCCGCAAGAGACGGTGATTGGCCGCTATGACTGGATTGTCAAAGACGGCACCATCAAATTGATGGAGTTCAATGCCGACACGCCGACGTTCATCAAAGAACTGTTCGATGTGAACGGCTATGTGACGACAGAATTCGGACTCGATGACCCGAACGCGACGTCGACCGACGAGCTCAAGACCGAACTTCGAAAAGCCGTCATCGCGGCGTGGCAACGACTCGGTCGGGACGGGACACCGAAAATCGTCTTCACGGCCCACGATGACAACATCGAGGACAAATGGACGACGCGTTTCCTTCAAGAGACGCTCGACTTGCCGTCCGAGTTCGTCCCGCTCGACCGTTTGCTCGTCGAGGCGGACGGCGTCTTCACACCGTCTGGGGAAAAAGTCGACGTGTTATATCGTCAGACGTACCCGATCGAGCATCTGGTCGACGACCGGGCACCCAATGGTGATTTAATCGGCATCCGCCTGCTCGAACTAAACGCGGCCAAACGCGTCTCGGTACTCAATCCGCTCTCGGCGTTTCTCATGCAGTCTAAAGGCGTCCAAGCGCTCATTTGGGAACTGTATGAGGCCGATACATATTTCGACGAAGCGGAACGTTCCATCATCGAAACTTATTTTTTACCGACGTATCTCGAGGCCGAACCGTTTATCGACAAGAGCGCGTACGTGCAAAAGCCCGCTTTCGGCCGGGAAGGCGACTCGGTCATCCTATACGACCAAGCCGGTGTCCCGTTCCATAAAGAGACACTCCAGACGTACGCGAACGAGACGGCGGTGTATCAACAGTTCATCGAGCTACCGACCCGTCTGACGAACACGGTCAACGGTCCGCTCGAGACGCACTACATGGTCGGCTGTTTTTGCTTGAACGGCCATCCGTCCGCTCTCGGCGTCCGCGCCGGCAGCATGATTACGAACAACCAGTCTTACTACTTAGCCATCGGCACAACAAAGGAGAATAACTTATGA